In Saccharothrix syringae, the following are encoded in one genomic region:
- the araB gene encoding ribulokinase → MASEPLVVGVDFGTLSGRAVVVRVRDGAELGTAVHEYRHGVLDRALPDGRPLPPDWALQVPQDYVDVLKNAVPAAVAAAGADPADVIGIGTDFTACTMVPVKADGTPLNELPEFAGEPHAYVKLWKHHAAQGQADRINALAERRGESWLPRYGGLISSEWEFAKGLQLLEEAPAVYAAMDHWVEAADWIVWQLSGTYSRNACTAGYKGIYQDGYPSPEFLKELNPDFAGFVADKLDHPLGRLGDKAGTLTAEAAAWTGLPEGIAVAVGNVDAHVTAPAARAVEPGQMVAIMGTSTCHVMNGDVLREVPGMCGVVEGGIVPGLWGYESGQSGVGDIFAWFVDHGVPPEYHERARERGISVHELLTELAAEQRIGEHGLIALDWHSGNRSVLVDHELSGLVIGQTLATRAEDTYRALLEATAYGTRVIIDSYTDAGVPVTELVIAGGLVKNALLMQIYADVLDMPLSVIGSEQGPALGSAMHAAVAAGAYPDIRAAAGAMGSVERGVYQPIPGNVEVYERLFVEYQELHDHFGRGANEVMHRLKALRRAAKGEK, encoded by the coding sequence ATGGCGAGTGAACCGTTGGTGGTGGGTGTCGACTTCGGCACGTTGTCCGGCCGCGCCGTCGTGGTGCGGGTGCGCGACGGCGCCGAGCTGGGCACGGCGGTGCACGAATACCGGCACGGCGTGCTGGACCGGGCGCTGCCCGACGGCCGCCCGCTGCCCCCCGACTGGGCCCTCCAGGTCCCGCAGGACTACGTCGACGTCCTGAAGAACGCCGTGCCCGCCGCCGTCGCCGCGGCCGGCGCGGACCCGGCGGACGTGATCGGCATCGGCACGGACTTCACCGCGTGCACGATGGTCCCGGTCAAGGCCGACGGCACGCCCCTGAACGAGCTGCCGGAGTTCGCCGGCGAGCCGCACGCCTACGTCAAGCTGTGGAAGCACCACGCCGCGCAGGGCCAGGCCGACCGGATCAACGCCCTGGCCGAGCGGCGCGGCGAGTCCTGGCTGCCCCGCTACGGCGGCCTGATCTCCTCGGAGTGGGAGTTCGCCAAGGGCCTCCAGCTGCTGGAGGAGGCGCCCGCGGTCTACGCGGCGATGGACCACTGGGTCGAGGCCGCCGACTGGATCGTCTGGCAGCTGAGCGGCACCTACTCCCGCAACGCCTGCACCGCCGGTTACAAGGGCATCTACCAGGACGGCTACCCGTCGCCGGAGTTCCTGAAGGAGCTCAACCCCGACTTCGCGGGCTTCGTCGCCGACAAGCTGGACCACCCGCTGGGCCGGCTGGGTGACAAGGCCGGGACGCTCACCGCCGAGGCCGCCGCCTGGACCGGCCTGCCCGAGGGCATCGCGGTGGCCGTGGGCAACGTCGACGCGCACGTCACCGCCCCGGCCGCGCGGGCCGTCGAGCCCGGCCAGATGGTCGCGATCATGGGCACCTCCACCTGCCACGTGATGAACGGCGACGTGCTGCGCGAGGTGCCCGGCATGTGCGGCGTCGTGGAGGGCGGCATCGTCCCCGGCCTGTGGGGCTACGAGTCGGGCCAGAGCGGGGTCGGTGACATCTTCGCCTGGTTCGTCGACCACGGCGTGCCGCCCGAGTACCACGAGCGGGCGCGCGAGCGGGGCATCTCGGTGCACGAGCTGCTCACCGAGCTGGCCGCCGAGCAGCGCATCGGCGAGCACGGCCTGATCGCCCTCGACTGGCACAGCGGCAACCGGTCGGTGCTGGTCGACCACGAGCTGTCCGGCCTGGTCATCGGCCAGACCCTGGCCACCCGCGCCGAGGACACCTACCGGGCCCTGCTGGAGGCGACCGCCTACGGCACCCGGGTGATCATCGACTCCTACACCGACGCGGGCGTCCCGGTCACCGAGCTGGTCATCGCGGGCGGCCTGGTCAAGAACGCGCTGCTGATGCAGATCTACGCCGACGTGCTGGACATGCCCCTGTCGGTGATCGGCTCCGAGCAGGGGCCCGCGCTCGGGTCGGCCATGCACGCCGCGGTCGCCGCGGGCGCGTACCCGGACATCCGCGCCGCCGCCGGGGCCATGGGTTCGGTCGAGCGGGGCGTCTACCAGCCGATCCCGGGCAACGTCGAGGTCTACGAGCGGCTGTTCGTCGAGTACCAGGAGCTGCACGACCACTTCGGGCGCGGCGCCAACGAGGTCATGCACCGGCTCAAGGCGCTGCGCCGCGCCGCCAAGGGGGAGAAGTAG
- a CDS encoding L-ribulose-5-phosphate 4-epimerase — MSVLEDLRRTVADLHRELTRYELVIWTAGNVSARVPGRDLMVIKPSGVSYDELGPEAMVVTDLHGNLVEGDLAPSSDTAAHAYVYRHMPEVGGVVHTHSPYATAWAARGEPIPCVLTMIADEFGGDIPVGPFALIGDDSIGRGIVETLRAGRSPAVLMRNHGPFTVGKDARAAVKAAVMLEDVARTVHFARQLGTPHPIEQHHIDSLYARYQNVYGQ, encoded by the coding sequence ATGTCGGTCCTGGAGGACCTGCGCCGCACGGTCGCCGACCTGCACCGCGAGCTGACCCGCTACGAGCTGGTGATCTGGACGGCGGGCAACGTCTCGGCGCGCGTGCCGGGGCGGGACCTGATGGTCATCAAGCCGTCCGGGGTGTCCTACGACGAGCTGGGGCCCGAGGCGATGGTCGTCACCGACCTGCACGGCAACCTCGTCGAGGGCGACCTGGCGCCGTCCTCGGACACCGCCGCGCACGCCTACGTGTACCGGCACATGCCCGAGGTGGGCGGCGTGGTGCACACGCACTCGCCCTACGCCACCGCGTGGGCGGCCCGGGGCGAGCCGATCCCCTGCGTGCTCACCATGATCGCCGACGAGTTCGGCGGCGACATCCCGGTGGGCCCGTTCGCGCTCATCGGCGACGACTCGATCGGCCGCGGCATCGTGGAGACGCTGCGGGCCGGCCGGTCGCCGGCCGTGCTGATGCGCAACCACGGCCCGTTCACCGTCGGCAAGGACGCCCGCGCGGCGGTGAAGGCGGCGGTGATGCTGGAGGACGTGGCGCGCACCGTGCACTTCGCCCGCCAGCTCGGCACGCCCCACCCGATCGAGCAGCACCACATCGACAGCCTCTACGCGCGCTACCAGAACGTCTACGGGCAATGA